The sequence GCGCTGAGACACAGGTGGAGCATCGCAGCCCTTTCCGTGCTGAGTAGAGCACAATCGGCGTGCCGCATGGGGGTACCTGAGGGTCGGAAGGACCGCTGGCCTGTCGGCctgcagggcgcgcgacAGCTGTGACTTGCGTGCATGTTGAGTATCAGAATATGAAAGCGACGAGTGAAAGAGCGTGCGCCATCCCGTGGCCCCTACATTGTACTCGTCTCAATTCGGACTGGCTCCCGATCCAGTCGCGCGTCTCTACTTCTACCATTGAGGCCGACCGAGGTCTCTACAAGAAAGTAGCTCATCAGTTATACATTTTCCCTAGTCGACTCTTCCTTTGGTCGTTCTTTCTCGTACAAGCGTTGCTCTTTTTCGCGTTGCTTTGGCGAATCAGTAGGATTCATTTTTTCCTTCTGAGTAAGTCGGTCGCATGGGTGGGGCCGCGACTCATCATCCACGTCGCAATCACACCCGCTCTAGGTTTTGTTTGCATTGATCGGAATAGCTGTGGCAACTAGGGCAGATCTTTCCTTGCTATTTTGCTTTTTTTTGCAGCTTGCAGCAAAATGGTTCGAGTGTCTACTCTTGTGGGGGCAGCCGCTTCCGTGGTTCTTTGCCTGTCTGCGGGCGCGTACGCAGCCGGCGGTGAAGACAGTCCAGCTCAAAGATTCGACCCTTCAACTCTCCTCGGACCTCTAGGgagcagcgagggagaggagttTGCAATTGGGAAGTCGGTTGAGTTTGACCTGCTGGGCACGCGGTACACGGTGACTAGGTCCCCTGAGTCTCCTGACGTACTAACTATCACGTAAGTTCATTATGGATGGAGCGGCGGTGGTGTACGCTGTTTTCAATGGCGTGCCAGTTTATTTACCCTCTAGCGTTCGCATTTTGGGAACTAGACTAGAGCTGAACATTACGAGTGTCTTATTTTGGTTGTGTGCAGGGCTCGAGCACCTGATGGCACGGTGAGCGATGTCGGCTCAGTGAGCCTAGCAGAAGTTGTGGATACTCTTCATCACatgcgcagagacgagcaGATTTTGACAGCGGCGTTGAGGAAGGGAGAGACTCTCGAGCAGGCCATAGGAGACGTtgcagaagcagagggaTTTACTCCTGAAGAAACTACGCAATTGgaagaggcagccgccgctgcgctaACTATcggcagagacgaggcacAAGTTCTTTTGGACGCGGAAAAGTTGGAGGAGGATAGACAAAAGCTTGCGGAAGATATCAAGTTTCTCCGGGGGGGCAGTAATGAATGATGCATGTGTAGGCGTTTGTGTCTGAATTTTTATGTCTCCTGTCAGTTTTATTCCCGGCGGGAGCCACATGTATTTTCTGTCTGGGTGGGGTAGGCGCGTCCCACTCAACTCAGTTCAGATGCTCGCCCCTTGAAGTTGGGTCCATTCAGAGAATGAGCATGTTTCATGAAGTGGGCAGACCGGGACCACACAGGATGTTTGACCGTAGGTGACGCGTGAATCATGGCGGGAAGTCGCGGTGGTACAGGACGTGGGAGACGTACATTCAAGCCTCAGAACATCCAGACGGAAACATAGTTTTAGCGTTGTCTCATGTCACTGATACTGGAACAGAGAACTCCTCGTGTGTGGCGATAGATTGGGCAACAGGGGTTGCAATACAGCCTGGTTACGAGGCTCCCGTTGGATTAATGCAGTTGCTTGTATCTTCGATCACATAGGCGCGTCATTGGAAACGCATAGTTGGCTCGGCTGTAGGCGGGGGGTGGGCGTAGTTTCCATGTACCCATATCGTGACATGGAGAGTATTGCACTCGTTTAACGGCAATGTTGCGACGATCCGGCGCTACTCAGTGGCCCCGCGACTGCACTCAGAAAATACTTCCCGGCGCTGCTGTGAGGATAGGTTATATACTGCACTACACTAGTTGCACTTTTGGAGAAATTAGGGTTTCAGTGTAAGGGACTGCAGTTTAATTCTGGCGTGCAACTGGGCTCGCGTTACTATATCGCTGGCTTCTCATCCAAGGCCTTGGCACAAACCAATCACAGGAATGTGGTAGTCTGTTGAACAGCGCTGAGCCCGGGTAGATGCGCCTTACCAGTCGGTGTCGGCGCACGTACAAGGCGCGCTCCCAACACAATCAACGACTGTAATGTTGCAGGAATGTGGCTACGCATCACATGGCGTGATCCAACGTTCTATCAACAGGTAATAGGTAGGCATGGTGCTGTACGGCAGTTGCCCATTCCCACTTCTGCGAACAGCGTGGTTCACAGGGAGCGTTTTTTTTAGAGGCCTTGCAGTTGCATATTCAATGCATCCAGTTTTTTGCTAGGTTCATGGGAAGTCATAGCGAAGCAAGAGTGGCCCTTAGTAAGCTGTACAGCAGTAGCGATAGTATCTGGGCGAAGTACTGGCCGAAATGGAGGCGGTACGCGACCGCTACATGCTGCGTGTGGGGACACACAGTCCCATACGCAGCCTGGCAGGCTTGGCGAGTCAGTGCTATGAACTTATTACTTTATAGATGAGTTGCCAGTCCTTTAGTATGTCTGATGACCTGTCGTTGTGGACTCATGGCGGCATCTGATTCCGTCGGACAGTGGAGGGCATACGTTGACCATTGCACTGGTTCTGTGTATGAAAAGCGAAACTGTTCCTCGTAAGTTTAACCGAGCAACGGCGAACTGTGTATGCATGCCCAGGAGGAGCCCCTCTCATGATAGTGGTTTCGGCGTCTTTTGAGTGTACGCCATCTGGTCTAATCATACCTCAGCTGACTGTTGCGTTCACTTCCTCTCGCGGGTGGCTACTGAGTGATGCTCCTTCATACAAAACTATTCACTAATGGTGTAAGTTTCGGAACGAATATAAGTTCTGGAGCATCATTTTCGTCGTTGTTAGCAGACTGGAGTTCTTCTTCAGACACCAGCGTGTTCGTAGTCTCCTTTCCCCGCAGATGGCAGAGCAGTCCGTGCTCATTGAACGTTAGAAGCAGCGACCTGCTTTCGCACGGAAAGTTGATTTAACGAAAGAAGCCCGGCTCAAAGCTCTGAGATTTTTGTTTTGCTCGAGGCTGCCGAGGACGTTTAAGACTGAACGGCGGCGACCAAACCCTCTAGGTTCTGGGTCGCGGGTTCCACGACCACAGGCAGTGTTTGTTCGTTTCGGAAGTGTAGTCATTTATCCACAATCTGTGACACGATGGCTCGTGCCGATTGCTCTTCTGTCTGCATGGAAGAGGATGTTGATGAATGGGATGTCGAAAAGCAAAGCAGGACAGCTCGACTGAAAAGTGTTCTGGATAAGATCAACAAGGAGAGGTATAAAAGCATTCAGTGCCTAAGATCGGACCTAGAAGCTGTAGACAGGCAGATCTCTGCCGCCGGGCTCCCACAGTTGCAGCAGACTGCAAAACGGGAAGCCGGGAACTGCGGGGATTTCGCGGGATGCAACTTATCGCGCCGTTTTTTCTACAACAGGGCCGGACTCGATCCAAAGCCCGATACGAGTTGCAGCGCCAGGTCGGGGGTGCTGCCGCCTAGCACCCCAGCTGAAGTGAGGCCTGCGAGCGGTACACTGAGCGTGTCATCGCTCAGTACGGTCGGCACTGATATGGTTTGCAAAAGCCGGACTCGCAAACAGAcgaggcctcgtcggcgaTTGGACAGAGTTAGTGAGGAGGAGCCTACAGAGCAAAACGTGGAGCGACTTCCTACCCAACTCGATGGTGTTTTCAAAGGGTTCCGAACGCTTAAAGTCGAGAGCGAACGGCTCTGCACTGGACTCCGGCAAGCGCGGGAGTTTGCGAATCGCTACTCAGCGGAGCTGTCTACTTGTGAGCCCTCTACTGGCAGCTCCATGACCGAGTGCCACAGAGACGGCGCTCGGAGGATATACATGAAGCTAGTCAACTGCCTCGACTCATCCTCTAGACTTGCATATAGGATGCAGAGACGGATCACCGTCCTTGAAAAAAACAGTCAGCAGAAGCTCTCCCAGATTTACGACGATATTCATCTGCGGCGGAAATTCAGATTGCCCCCATGGCCTGTAACAGCCAGAAAACCTCCCCCAAGTCTGGTGGTGCGTGCGCGTGGTGGTGTGCAAAAAAGTTGCGCCGAAACACCTGAGGGAAATACAAGGTACAGCCCGTGCCGGCTGCCGTCTCGGCAACGGCTTGAGTGCTCTCTGCATTCCGTCGATTCTCTCATGAGTACCAGGGCCGTCCGGCCTGCCTCAgccacggcggccgcggaaaaGTGGAGCGGCGGCCTTCTGTTGACCTGCCGCACGGACGAGCGTCGAGAACGACTAAGCAGATCCCTCCTACAGGAAAGCGGCCCAGTTGCTGGAGCTTGGCAGCATGACTCAACTGAGTGCCAGGAGTCCAGTGCTCCAAGAGACCGCAAAGCAACATGTGCCATGAACGCGGCCGAAAACGGCCTCACGTGTTCTGTTCCACTAAAACAGGAGAGGGCCACACCAGGATGGGGACACGAAAAAACCACTCCAGCAATCCCTCTTGGCAACGCTCGCTGCCGAAATGTGTCATCCCCCTGCTTGGCAGCTCATCCCGGGTTGCTTCAGACCgtcccgcgggcgcctcttAACGTGAAAACCACAGCGGGTGCCCTGCGCCACCCCATGCAGCATCCGGATGATTGGGGCCTGGCCAGTGGCGCTTCAGCAAGGGGTCCCTTCTTTTTGTCGTCACACGTTGCTTCCTGTGGTGACAGCTTTGCAGATTCCTGGTGCTGCACGAAACCGGCTTACTGCCGGCAACATCCTGAGGGGCGGCGATCGTTTTCACCGCTGCCTACGATGTGCCGACAGTCTGGCCGAGTAACTAGTCAGGGACATCCCACATTTAAATGCGTTATGGAGCCGAAAAGCTTAAGAGCGTGGAAATTAGAGGGTATGCCCTGTCCACATCACTCCCAGGAGGCCCACCCAATctcggcggaagcggagCAGGGTACTAGGGGGATGGCACCGCTCTCAACTCCAGTCCGTGTCACACGGATTTCACCTTCGGCCGCTTTCGCACCTCGAACGCCTGTGTCGTGGAGAGGCATCGATGATCGGATTGTGGAACAGCCTCTGGCTGCAGAGCAGATGTCAAGACCGTTTACCAGACTTGATACAGAGGCGAATTCGATACCTGTGGGGCAAGGCCAGCCACTGCAACTGCCGGCAAACGGACATCCCTTTGTTTCCATCAGCTGTCCACTGCAGCCGAGCCCTGCGTCAGATGTGCCGCTTCCGGAGCCGCCGGTCGTCCGAGCAAGATCCACACCCCCAAATAGTGTGTGCCGCTTCGCAGGCAGTGGAACCCCTCGCCGGAGATACTCTTAATAACAATAACGAACTTTCGACGTTCATTGCTGGATCTAATGGGCCTCTATCCAAAGTAATGGAGCTACCTTGCTCGAGACCGCCAGGTGGAGGCTCTAGTTCTTACAGGTTGCAACAACCACACCCTTCCGGCTTACGTTTGCGCGGccgaaggcagaggaggaaaacggAAGTATGGTTCTTGCGTACGCGTCCGTATGTGCACGAACATGTCGAAGAAATCTGGACCTGACGTGCCTTCTCAGTCACCTCCTCAGAGCAACGCGAAGACATGCAACAGCAGTATTCACATCCATTCCGTTTCATAAAGGCCTAGGTGCTCTGTCAGTTCTCGGGTGGCTTGTGCCGAGGGAGTTAAGAACTCGCTCGAGCCGTCTGCCTGCTGAATCTAACAAAATCATGCCTGTTTTTGCGGAGTGTGCCCTATTGCATGCGATGTGACGAACTGCAGTCGGCGACCACGGCTCCACGGGCCCAGTCACCTGCAGAAGGCTGGTTTGCACCGGCATGTAGATCGCGGCGATCAGCGCCAGAGTACGCACGCACTGTCAAGGATGGAGGGGGCATCTCGCCTTCCAAGATCGGGGTCACGTATATTCAGATCCGCACACCATGGACTCTCCTATAGACACCCTCGTTGGGGTTTCGGGCTATACTGGCACAGCACACGCGTTCTACCTTGAAAGCGAAATCGCGTCGTGCCACTACAGACGGCCGCTTGCACTTCCATCGAGCGATCCTATCTCTTGGTGCGCAGCATCTTCAAAAGCTAATATCTCCTGTGTTTGCGGTCGGTATGTCACCACCCCTAGCAGGGAATGCGGTCTAAACAGCCACGGTACCCGTTGCGTCAGCAGGAGGTATCAACCTATCTCGAGATACTCTGCAAACTTAAGGTCGCGAACCGAGAGAACCTCGATTCCTTCTTAGCAAAGCACTGCGGTGATCTGCGTCACATGGAGTCCCGGGGGCGTCTGGAATAAAGAAACACATGAGGAAAATAAGAGTTAAacaaggagagagacggaagGCCGTTCAAGGCACAGACAGAACGCACAGAGGAGGGTAGAGTACGAAGAGATACAAAACACAAATAACGCTGTCTCTCATAACAGGGAAGACACACGGGGAAGCTTTCTTCAATGACGAGTTGTGAGGGCACGGATTGCGGAACCGCCATAGACTGGAATTTTCAGCACGACACCCAGCATGGAGAGCGCCACTTATTGGCGAGGCCGCTTCAGTGCGTGCTggctctctctttctttccaACGATGTTCTGCCGCCCCCTGCAAGGACTGAGGCGTGGAGCAGCGATATACGCGAGTAAGCACAAATTTTCCACGTGGTGCTTGGCAACCGCGTGCGCCCTCGACAGCGGCCGCTATAAAAGTCGCGAAGTTGCCAACATGTAGATGCCCCGTGGTTGAAGGTGTGCATCACCAATGGTGGCCACGACCCGACAGTTTACTATAGTCCCCGCACTTTGGCCACAGTCCTATCCTGCACGCATTAGGTGTAGGTGGCAGCCTACCAAACACCATTTCGATTGCTTCACGCCCACTCTTCATTTGTATCTTTCAGCTGACGCTCTCGCTACGCAGCGGGTCTGGGCGCTGGTGACATCAAAAAGAGACGACAGGAAATACGCAGCAGCGTGCTGCCGGAATGGGCGCACTCACCAAGCTCCTGCGAGCTCAACCACATACATGTGTCTTTCAGAATGTATAGGTTATTAGGCACTCCTCCCCCGCCCTAACTCTGTCATCGAAAAGGGCTTGCTTCCGCGGATTCTTCTTAGATCCGTGGCTGCGTCCCAGCGGGCCCCCTATTTTTTGCCacgagacacgcagacggcTTCAGCACTGATCTCATTGGATGACGCAGCGCTGTTGGGCTGCTGAGCCTGCTGACGGGACTTGAGGCTCCACAAGGGCCTTGCATATTCCCTGAATCTGCAAGCAGAGCAACGAAAAAAGCAGTCGAATACGAGCGTAGCGCGGCAGACGACTAACGAGGGGGGATCTGCACTGCTCGGTTTGCCCGGAAATGGCTACTCGGTTTTGTTCGGTGCCAAACTGGTCTGCCACATGGGTCACTTCGTCTTCCAACTGTGTGTCAGATTTGGATATCCCCGAATGGCTGCAGGTGTCTCCGAGGCTACTTGCCACTCGTCCACGCGGCACGCAGGTAGACACGACGAGAAGAAAGTAGCCAAGCGTTGTCTGCGCGGCATTGAACTCAGCTGGTCCTGATTCACATGCTCCATGCGTACCAGACACATGCTGAGAGTCTGAACACGACCCCGCCCGCATCAGGTCCGCATGCGATAGAAATAACGTCAACTACCTGCATGCAGCTCGATAGTTTCCATTACAACCTGCCGCTGACGCGAAATGCAACCTGGCAATCGTTGAGTGCTGATAACCCGCTCTAGGCGACAGAAACAacgcctctgcgtgccgcACTGTTGGCGTCCTCGTGAGCACATACCCGGCGATAGAAAGACCCGACAAATGGCGGGCACGCCGGTTTGAAGACCAGTCGGGAAATGAAGGCTGCGAGAGGGTATCACAGACTCACAGGGGCACAGCGCAGAAGTCAAGGACCGGCTCGACCGTGGCAGCGCGACTCTGGCAGGCCGCCGGCCCTACGGTATATGCcgcccgtctctctcgtTGCTCTATGCGCCCCTTCATGCCTTCAAGTGATACGAATAGAACCTTATCAATTGCGGTCTGCTACTGAGCCTTCCCCTGCTACAAGGCAAACGCAGCAGTGAAGCAAGTTCGGCAGACACTACGGATTGCTAGTTCCACCTCGCcacacgcgagagacgcagcacTGCGGCCTCGGAAAGTGCAAGaggggcggctgcgcgactTCTCGAAAGATCGCGCGCGAGGTGCTTCCTCGATGGCCACACGAAGCGCAGCTCTTTCCACTGCCGAAGCTACACCTGACGACGCACATATTCCTCGCGGCTGTTGGGCTGGGGCGATTCGCGAAGCCGTGGCTACTTTCTTGTGTAGGCAGCACTGTTTACGAACCCTCTATTATTTGCGCATCTCTCGTCGCATTACCATCGATTCTGCGGAAGGTGGTGTGGGTGAAGCCGCATGAAGAATACCTGCGACGGCGGTCATACGCACTCACAAAGCAAGTTACGCGTGTTCAGATCTCCAGCCTCCTACGCAGCGCATTCAAACCCTAAACACTGGATACGTGAATCTGTGCCCTCCACTTCTTAAGGACACTGTCTCCCTCACCGAAGGCAGGCCAGGAGCGCCGTAGCCACGGTACAGCTGACCGCAGGCGCTCGTCGGCCCACGACTGACAGCGCCGTGAGCTGCGGCTCAGCGCCTCGCACATGAGGCCGCCACAGCCCGACAGGGAACGGGTATACTTGTTCGTATCAGCAAAAAGCTCTACAGGCAGTTCCACGGTGCAGAGGACGTCGGAATGCTCATCTACGTGACTTCTCGAATTGTAGAAACAGGTCAACCCAGGGGTTGCACGAGAGAGCAAGATACACTCGCACAGTACTTCCGCGAGCCACTCCTCCACGCAAGGCTCCGAAAGAGCAAGAATTGCCATTCGGGAAGGCAATTAACGTTTAAACTGGCTGTTGGTGGCGCTTACCGAAGTCTGAAGAGATGGAAGTAAAGGAACGCAGGGAGAATGCTGTTAGCAAGAGAGAAGTTGAGCGTCAAGATCCGGGCCACGATGAAGAAAACACCGAAAAAGACTTCCACATCGGCCCGCTGCTGCATCAGCAGCATCCTCTGCAAGCAGGTAAACACagcaggagagaagaggaactTCTGCAACTGCAGCTACCGTCCGCGACACATTTCAGTGTGCTCGTGCCCTCATCATCTGTCAAGCAGCTTGCGTGTCTGGCAAATAAAGTGAAGCGGCCAAAATGTCTATGACTGATACGTAGATATATGTGTGGTTTTGAAATTAAACATTAAATGGTTCAGTTTTCAATAAGGATATCTCATTATGAACTACCATCTTAGCTCGTGGAGCCTACGTTTCCTTGCACACTGCCGACGAGCTTGCGCACCAGGGCGTTGCTGCAGAACGCGGATACGGCGAGGCAACAACAGACAAGCACAGGCAGGCAGAACGGTTCATAATCAAATGGTGAACACAGGAGTCCCGATCGATCATCCGGTTTCTCGCGCCCCGCGAACCCGCCCAGAGGCCCCACGTGCGCGTCGACACTGCAGATTTCTCTCTCCATCCCTTGTGGGTCTCCGAAGGAGCTGTCTACAGGCGGTGGAAAGAACAGGGAGGGACGGGCGTTTCCGCATAGGGCTCCGCCTCTGGGATCAGTTTCGCCTGCTGCTTCAGAGGACAGGATACACACCCGAAGATCGCTGAAGCTCGCGGCGAAGCTCCTCCGACGATGGTTGACCTACTTGCGAACGAAGGGCGGGATGCCGTCTCCCGTCGACATGAGCGTGGAGAAAATGAGAACAGCTGAGACCGCTGGGGAGAGAAAAGCCGGCAGAGAGGGGGGCATCGCTGCGGTGAAGATCAGGTACAGCAAGGCGTGGACCGAATCCTGGTGAATCGCGTGCTGGATGTAGGTAGGGAGACTCGAGCTGACCGACTCAGAGAAATTCGAGAAGCGGATTGGGGGAGCTCCCATCACGATGTACAGGTGAAGAAGGAAAGATGTAGCGAGGATGAGGGACCCCGGGAGGCCGGGACGCTGTGTAGACAGAAACAGATGCCATAACACCAGAGAGCCTGAGAAAGCGGCAACACGAAAGAAATTTCGAGCCCGATGTCGCGAATGCGCCCCACACTAGAGAAATCCCCATTCGGATACAGAGACCCATGCGGCTAAAACACGATCCACAGGATCGATGAGTGTGCAGCAGGGGTGGCTGGAACCACCAAAATGAGTCATTCGACACCCGAAGATGACGAACTGCCGCTTGGGAGGATAATCATAGCCGACAaccagccgctgccgctctcaACAAAGGCAGACACATGAACGTGCGACCCGAGCTGAAACAACGCCAAGATGGACCTTGGCAGGTATCTCAGCCACACTTCATGATTCTGTGAAAAGGGAAGCATAGTTTCATAGACGCACAGTGCCACCCGGCTCTGCATCCGCGAGTGAAGTCTCTGGTTCTTCACTATCCTCCAAGCGCAGTTGAACCTAGGGAAACCCGGATCGTTTCACATTACATGAGTAGTCCAGCCCCGCACACGCAAGTCAGACGACTGAGTGCTGCTAACGCGTTTGTTGTGTGGAGTGGAGCAAACTGGTCgcgcggtgcttctccaagaggaggaagacgcgatATTACGCTTCGTGATGGACGGGCGGCCGAAGCGGGTGACCGTGTCGCGCCAATAGGGATTCGTGACACCCATGCTTCCACGATCGCAATAAAACGCGCCTTGAATCCCTCCACACACTCTCCTTTTCTACTCGTCACCTGATTCAGAAGGGATGAACGCACGCGAACTCACGCTGTTGGAGTCGGAGCCCCGCAGAGTTGCAAACACTGCCAGCAGGGAGAGCAGCAGGCCGACGATGAGGCTGAGAGCGCACACAGGCGGAAGGATTTTCGAACGCAGCATGGACGTCCGCGCCGGAGACGTGTAACCTGAGGCGTACTGGGCGTAAGAGGCGCCCGCTGGCGCACTTCCGCTAGAACTCatcgacgccggcgcctgagagcgtgacgccgacgcgctcgAACGGCTGGTTTCATCCAAGGCAGCCTCGAGGGCTGGTGAATCGGGGTCAAAGTCTGG is a genomic window of Besnoitia besnoiti strain Bb-Ger1 chromosome IV, whole genome shotgun sequence containing:
- a CDS encoding dense granule protein GRA1 (encoded by transcript BESB_053370), whose product is MVRVSTLVGAAASVVLCLSAGAYAAGGEDSPAQRFDPSTLLGPLGSSEGEEFAIGKSVEFDLLGTRYTVTRSPESPDVLTITARAPDGTVSDVGSVSLAEVVDTLHHMRRDEQILTAALRKGETLEQAIGDVAEAEGFTPEETTQLEEAAAAALTIGRDEAQVLLDAEKLEEDRQKLAEDIKFLRGGSNE
- a CDS encoding hypothetical protein (encoded by transcript BESB_053380), encoding MARADCSSVCMEEDVDEWDVEKQSRTARLKSVLDKINKERYKSIQCLRSDLEAVDRQISAAGLPQLQQTAKREAGNCGDFAGCNLSRRFFYNRAGLDPKPDTSCSARSGVLPPSTPAEVRPASGTLSVSSLSTVGTDMVCKSRTRKQTRPRRRLDRVSEEEPTEQNVERLPTQLDGVFKGFRTLKVESERLCTGLRQAREFANRYSAELSTCEPSTGSSMTECHRDGARRIYMKLVNCLDSSSRLAYRMQRRITVLEKNSQQKLSQIYDDIHLRRKFRLPPWPVTARKPPPSLVVRARGGVQKSCAETPEGNTRYSPCRLPSRQRLECSLHSVDSLMSTRAVRPASATAAAEKWSGGLLLTCRTDERRERLSRSLLQESGPVAGAWQHDSTECQESSAPRDRKATCAMNAAENGLTCSVPLKQERATPGWGHEKTTPAIPLGNARCRNVSSPCLAAHPGLLQTVPRAPLNVKTTAGALRHPMQHPDDWGLASGASARGPFFLSSHVASCGDSFADSWCCTKPAYCRQHPEGRRSFSPLPTMCRQSGRVTSQGHPTFKCVMEPKSLRAWKLEGMPCPHHSQEAHPISAEAEQGTRGMAPLSTPVRVTRISPSAAFAPRTPVSWRGIDDRIVEQPLAAEQMSRPFTRLDTEANSIPVGQGQPLQLPANGHPFVSISCPLQPSPASDVPLPEPPVVRARSTPPNSVCRFAGSGTPRRRYS
- a CDS encoding hypothetical protein (encoded by transcript BESB_053390); the encoded protein is MSASSCAPGGAALTAADEAFLSYDWGKSAKWQAYLDSLYPTPPLSKMLKWKKKFFKTHENPDFDPDSPALEAALDETSRSSASASRSQAPASMSSSGSAPAGASYAQYASGYTSPARTSMLRSKILPPVCALSLIVGLLLSLLAVFATLRGSDSNSRPGLPGSLILATSFLLHLYIVMGAPPIRFSNFSESVSSSLPTYIQHAIHQDSVHALLYLIFTAAMPPSLPAFLSPAVSAVLIFSTLMSTGDGIPPFVRNNALVRKLVGSVQGNRMLLMQQRADVEVFFGVFFIVARILTLNFSLANSILPAFLYFHLFRLRYSSCGFTHTTFRRIDAFISRLVFKPACPPFVGSFYRRIQGICKALVEPQVPSAGSAAQQRCVIQ